From the genome of Hymenobacter sp. PAMC 26628, one region includes:
- the cysS gene encoding cysteine--tRNA ligase translates to MSLTLYNTLTRAKAPFVPIQPPVVGVYLCGPTVYSEAHLGNARGPVVFDVLTRYLRYLGHTVRYVRNITDVGHLESDADTGEDKLAKAARAQRLEPMQVAQHFANRYRAHMAQLGCLPPDIEPQASGHITEQIGLVEEIIANGLAYEVNGSVYFDVPKYDAQHDKAGRYGKLANRSIEDQLAGTRDTLAGQDEKRSPLDFALWKNAAPEHIMRWPSPWGEGFPGWHLECSAMSRKYLGAEFDIHGGGLDLMFPHHECEIAQSQGSHSHTDEARVWMHNNMITVGGAKMSKSTGNFITLTNLFAGPTGGLSQAYSPMVVRFFLLQAHYRSPVDVSDDALQAARKGYRKLMNGLRLLDKLVVSSSLSAVSGQDGQAGAQKNGPTTDNEQPTTKDNAELTKLTADLWVGLDDDLNTARSIAALFNLLRKFNALATTPAARAGVSDAALAAAATAYRALVTDVLGLRDEPRANAEELLALTLGFYSEAKADKAYDKVDVIRAALKDQGIVIKDTKAGVEWAYSED, encoded by the coding sequence ATGTCGCTGACTCTTTATAATACGCTTACCCGCGCCAAAGCGCCCTTCGTGCCCATTCAGCCGCCCGTGGTGGGCGTGTACTTGTGCGGGCCCACCGTGTACAGCGAGGCCCACCTGGGCAACGCCCGGGGCCCCGTGGTGTTCGACGTGCTCACGCGCTACCTGCGCTACCTCGGCCACACCGTGCGCTACGTGCGCAACATCACCGACGTGGGCCACCTTGAAAGCGACGCCGACACCGGCGAAGACAAGCTCGCCAAAGCCGCCCGTGCCCAGCGCCTCGAGCCCATGCAGGTGGCCCAGCACTTCGCCAACCGCTACCGCGCCCACATGGCCCAGCTCGGCTGCCTGCCGCCCGACATCGAGCCCCAGGCCAGCGGCCACATCACCGAGCAAATCGGGCTGGTGGAGGAAATCATCGCCAACGGCCTGGCCTACGAGGTGAACGGCTCGGTGTACTTCGACGTGCCCAAGTACGACGCGCAGCACGACAAAGCCGGGCGCTACGGCAAGCTCGCGAACCGCAGCATTGAGGACCAGCTCGCCGGCACCCGCGACACGCTGGCCGGCCAGGACGAGAAGCGCAGCCCGCTCGATTTTGCCCTCTGGAAAAACGCTGCGCCCGAGCACATCATGCGCTGGCCCTCGCCCTGGGGCGAAGGCTTCCCCGGCTGGCACCTCGAATGCTCGGCCATGAGCCGCAAGTACTTGGGTGCCGAGTTCGACATCCACGGCGGCGGGCTCGACCTGATGTTTCCGCACCACGAGTGCGAAATTGCCCAGAGCCAGGGCAGCCACAGCCACACCGACGAGGCCCGCGTGTGGATGCACAACAACATGATTACCGTAGGCGGCGCCAAGATGAGCAAGTCGACGGGCAACTTCATCACCCTCACCAACTTGTTTGCGGGCCCCACCGGCGGCCTCAGCCAGGCGTATTCGCCCATGGTGGTGCGCTTCTTCCTGCTGCAAGCCCACTACCGCAGCCCCGTCGACGTGAGCGACGACGCCCTGCAAGCCGCCCGCAAAGGCTACCGCAAGCTGATGAACGGCCTGCGCCTGCTGGATAAATTAGTTGTTAGTAGTTCGTTGTCAGCTGTCAGTGGGCAAGACGGCCAGGCAGGGGCCCAAAAAAACGGCCCAACAACTGACAACGAACAACCAACAACTAAAGACAACGCCGAGCTAACCAAGCTCACCGCCGACCTGTGGGTGGGCCTGGACGACGACCTGAACACGGCCCGTAGCATCGCGGCGCTGTTCAACCTGCTGCGCAAATTCAACGCGCTGGCCACCACGCCCGCCGCCCGCGCCGGCGTGAGCGACGCCGCCCTGGCCGCCGCCGCCACCGCCTACCGGGCCCTGGTGACCGACGTGCTGGGCCTGCGCGACGAGCCCCGCGCCAACGCCGAGGAGCTGCTGGCCCTCACGCTGGGCTTTTACTCCGAAGCCAAGGCCGACAAAGCCTACGACAAAGTGGACGTCATCCGCGCCGCCCTCAAGGACCAGGGCATCGTCATCAAAGACACCAAGGCCGGCGTGGAGTGGGCCTACAGCGAGGACTAG
- a CDS encoding M28 family peptidase yields MRFLRLPLAALAGLLLLTACPSKTPDAGTDAAAPEAPLPKAPAFNADSAYAFTAKQVAFGPRVPNSKAHIACGDWLVAKLKGYKLKVLQQPFDAMTFDGTNIHGRNIIAQFQPQAARRVAIFGHWDTRPFADADKVHKNAPMDGASDGASAVAVALEMARVLSQQPDSLAPAVGVDFIFFDAEDWGYETTTQADLKDQLEESATTSSWCLGSQYWAAHLLPAGYKAEYGVLLDMVGAKGGVFTREGTSRENALGPLNKIWNTAARLGYSDYFRYQDTGGITDDHVFANKAGVPTIDIYHYNNSVDIFPAYHHATGDNMSIIDRKTLKAVGQTMLQTLYVD; encoded by the coding sequence ATGCGTTTCCTTCGCCTTCCCCTGGCCGCTTTGGCGGGCCTGCTGCTACTCACCGCCTGCCCCAGCAAAACCCCCGACGCCGGCACCGACGCCGCGGCCCCCGAGGCGCCGCTGCCCAAAGCCCCGGCCTTCAACGCCGATTCGGCCTACGCCTTCACGGCCAAGCAGGTGGCGTTTGGGCCCCGGGTGCCCAACTCGAAGGCGCACATTGCCTGCGGCGACTGGCTGGTGGCCAAGCTCAAAGGCTACAAGTTGAAGGTGTTGCAGCAGCCGTTCGACGCCATGACGTTTGACGGTACTAACATCCACGGCCGCAACATCATCGCCCAATTTCAGCCGCAGGCCGCGCGCCGGGTGGCCATCTTCGGCCACTGGGACACGCGCCCCTTTGCCGACGCCGACAAGGTGCACAAGAACGCGCCCATGGACGGCGCCTCCGACGGGGCCAGCGCCGTGGCCGTGGCCCTGGAAATGGCCCGCGTGCTCAGCCAACAGCCCGACAGCCTAGCCCCCGCCGTGGGCGTCGATTTTATCTTCTTCGACGCCGAGGACTGGGGCTACGAAACCACCACCCAGGCTGACCTGAAGGACCAGCTGGAGGAAAGCGCCACCACGTCGTCGTGGTGCCTGGGCTCGCAATATTGGGCCGCGCACCTGCTGCCCGCCGGCTACAAGGCCGAGTACGGCGTGCTGCTCGACATGGTGGGCGCCAAGGGCGGCGTCTTCACCCGCGAGGGCACCTCGCGCGAAAACGCCCTGGGGCCCCTGAACAAAATCTGGAACACCGCCGCCCGCCTCGGCTACTCCGATTACTTCCGCTACCAGGACACCGGCGGCATCACCGACGACCACGTATTCGCCAACAAGGCCGGCGTACCCACCATCGACATCTACCACTACAACAACAGCGTGGACATCTTCCCCGCCTACCACCACGCCACCGGCGACAATATGAGCATCATCGACCGCAAAACCCTGAAAGCGGTGGGCCAAACGATGCTGCAAACCCTGTACGTGGATTGA
- a CDS encoding endonuclease/exonuclease/phosphatase family protein: MRRSFAFKITLLALAWLVLAIACERVPAGTWWPAVFGALTTPGALLLTAALALYWLRRDWRGALLPAVALALCWPHVQRGLALHWPAGGAAQSSGPGPGLASTFLPEAAPGALRLLSANVRIFNVYAELRNPNFASSKAFIAWLAESPADVLCLQEFYNEPRGSRENGPVFRSAERLGRGSGRHAFVSISLTNRIGAEFGLAIFSRFPIVRRGTIPFGKISQNHAMWADLARPAGSAGPGQPRADTIRVFNLHLQSMSLAEGDIVDASTTKAGLRDKAPNLLRRFRNGAVARAWQTDTVLARVRRSPYPVLLAGDFNDLPYSYPYDQFAGALTNAWAAVGLGLGATYHGRLPGLRIDQQFASPQWQVLGCRVHDEILWSDHFPVEALYLLGPR, from the coding sequence GTGCGTCGTTCGTTCGCTTTCAAAATTACACTTTTAGCGCTGGCTTGGCTCGTGCTCGCCATTGCCTGCGAGCGGGTGCCGGCGGGCACCTGGTGGCCGGCGGTTTTCGGGGCCCTCACGACGCCCGGGGCCCTGCTGCTGACGGCCGCGCTGGCCCTGTACTGGCTGCGGCGCGACTGGCGCGGGGCCCTGCTGCCGGCCGTGGCGCTGGCCCTGTGCTGGCCGCACGTGCAGCGGGGCCTGGCGCTGCACTGGCCGGCCGGGGGCGCCGCCCAAAGCAGTGGCCCCGGCCCGGGCCTTGCTTCCACCTTTCTGCCCGAGGCCGCGCCCGGGGCCCTGCGGCTGCTCTCGGCCAACGTGCGCATTTTCAACGTGTACGCCGAGCTGCGTAATCCGAACTTCGCGTCTTCCAAAGCCTTTATCGCCTGGCTGGCCGAGAGTCCGGCCGATGTGCTCTGCCTCCAGGAGTTCTACAACGAGCCGCGTGGCTCGCGCGAAAACGGCCCGGTGTTCCGCAGCGCCGAGCGGCTGGGGCGCGGCAGCGGGCGGCACGCGTTCGTGAGCATCAGCCTCACCAACCGCATCGGGGCCGAGTTTGGGCTGGCCATCTTTTCGCGCTTTCCCATTGTGCGGCGCGGCACCATCCCGTTCGGCAAAATCAGCCAGAACCACGCCATGTGGGCCGACCTGGCCCGCCCCGCAGGTTCCGCGGGCCCCGGCCAGCCGCGCGCTGATACCATCCGCGTCTTCAACCTGCACCTGCAAAGCATGAGCCTGGCCGAGGGCGACATCGTGGACGCCTCCACCACCAAGGCCGGCCTGCGCGACAAGGCCCCCAATTTGCTGCGCCGCTTCCGCAACGGGGCCGTGGCCCGCGCCTGGCAAACCGATACCGTGCTGGCCCGCGTGCGCCGCTCGCCCTACCCGGTGCTGCTGGCCGGCGACTTCAACGACCTGCCCTACTCGTACCCTTACGACCAATTCGCCGGGGCCCTCACCAACGCCTGGGCCGCCGTGGGCCTCGGCCTGGGCGCCACCTACCACGGCCGCCTGCCCGGCCTGCGCATTGACCAGCAGTTTGCCAGCCCGCAGTGGCAGGTGCTGGGCTGCCGCGTGCACGACGAGATTTTGTGGTCCGACCATTTCCCGGTGGAAGCCCTGTACCTACTGGGGCCCCGCTAA